A segment of the Manihot esculenta cultivar AM560-2 chromosome 13, M.esculenta_v8, whole genome shotgun sequence genome:
AAGCATTAACAGAATGAAAGTTTGGAGGGTAAGATATTGGCCTTTAGGCCGTTGATAATAAGTACGTCAGGATCATAGGGTTCAAAATGATTTGTTATATGATTACATGGAGAAGATTTTAAGGGCTAATGGAAGCAGCACCATTGTTTTTGAACCTGCAAGAGAGAAATTTGAGGTTGCTTACATATATTTAGGCTACTAAAAGCTGCTTTCAATGAAGGATGCATACGTCTAGATGGGTTGAAAGGGACTTTTGGAGGTCAGTAAGGTTTTCTTGCAGTTGCATAGATCCTAAAGAATAcaagtattttttttcttttgaatacTATGtttctataaataattaatgatattGTTTTTTCTTTGGGCATAAATGAAATATCATTGATCAATCTTGATCTTTTCTGACTTGTCGatctaaaaaaaatgataaaatggcTGGTATTTCAGCCACTTTATTCTTAAATTAGTAATAAAGTCTTAATAAAAGTTTTTGAATAGAATGAATTTGTCGTGCGTAGAATAATGTTTCTAAGATCTTATGGATGATCAACTTATACAGCATAGAAAGACAAGACAATCTGTATATTTTTCCATGGAATTCGGATACACCGGCTATCAAGTAGCACTTTTGTATAGATATCCTTTTATATATTGATTAGTCCATTGTCTTAACGGCTAGCTCCACCGTTAGATCGATTATAACTGATGGTTTTTTATCAGTATCAAAGCTGTATCAATCATGAATCATGGAACTTCTGCTTCCCTAATAGGATAAATAAGACAAACAAGAGCTATTATTTTATAAACGACAAACAACTTTCACAAAAAACTAAAGAAACCATCCAACCATAATAAGCCTCATTTACACCatcattacaaataaatttaaaaaaaaaaatttaagcatATATATTGGCTCTAAAATAACCAACCCACTTTCTCATTAGCATCTACAcacaatttttcattaaaaagaaaagcaaatgcTTATTTTCTCCATATTAGTTGTTTTTGCTTCCTTATAAGCTCCAATTTGCGCATTCCTTTTCCATtctattaattcaattcaattagcAATTCCACAGCAACTGCATTTGCTTGTCTTAAAAACTTTAGATcagttcatttaaaaaattacaacgGTGACTTCCACATATTacgttttttttttgaaatggattttTACATATTACGTtaaccataaaaaaaaataaattttatttcttttcttttttaagcttaaaaatttaaactacaAGTAAATAGTAAAAACCGTCTCCCATTTACCTCCTACTATGAACACTCGTAAAATCTCCTTCTAGAGTATTCATTTTCGTTTGTCCATGAAGTTGTCATTTTGGCTTCTTCATTATATTAGCACAAAAGAATTACATTTGATTTCAGACCTCTCCCGTTGAAACACTATATTTTCAACTCTTATATTTTAGGTGTTGATCCTTCCATGAATATCAAATaaatctttcaattttaattaaaagagatAAATTTATAGAAGAGAGAGAATGATTTcaagaaaaaattgaaagataAGTGAAAAGCAAGACACtagctcttttatttttaaacagaGAGACAAGTGCCATGTTGGAAGAGAGAAATATGAAGAGATTAGGTAAATGTTGCCACTTTGGGCTCATCAAATAACCTGCAAATCGGTGATAAAGGATAGCATGGAGTTTATTACTTGAAAAAAAGTTGGAGGTTTTAAgtgagaaaattaaaatttgtgtACCTTATTGTTAATATATTGCTAAATTAGTGTACCTTCTATGTAATTTACCCAATCAATTTGAGATAGAATATCACTCATTCCCACTATCCTCAATTtgccaaaaaattttaaatcgaaatGGTGTACTGaaccaattaattttaaaaatttaattgaattttatttttaattcaattcgatttgattttaaatttttaaaaaattaataattaattcgatttaatttgattttaagtcTAAAATTTTTAGTTGGAGGGAATCAAATTGAAATCACGTGGACTTTGTCGTTTTCAATAGTTTTCTTTCCTGCCCTAAATCTAAAAGAATTCACGACCTCACCTCACCTCAAATTACCTCAGTGTCTCTAGCGCCGTGTCCACCGTCCAGCCTCCAGTCTCTACTCTTTTAATTCACAATACATGAAACTATTCaagagaaatttaaaaaatatcacgAGACAACTGTAGAAATAAACGAAGAAAAATCAAAAGTTAAAAGAAAcacaagaaagaaaatttaagagaaacactttcaaaaatttaaacagtatgcaaaagaaatttttattttatcattttattcaataaaaattttgaatgtaatttttttaattattgtcttaaaattattttctttacatttattttgaataataatataaataatttttaatattaatcaaataatcACAATTCATTTATACTTTTAGTTTCTGCTAATTTACAAAAATCGAGCTTGTTTATTAAAGATAATATATagcataattattttttatatctatttaataataatttttaattaaattttttttatatattaactaTGCATACGATTAATAAATATTCttaaattcatttattattGGTTTTactatgataaaaaattaaatgttttatttttttttataaacaaatggacttctatttttataaaaggaaattataaaattttaagattataTCAATTCagcataaaatataaatatatatatatatataattaataaataaatataaattattttttatcaaaaagcaAAAGACaaattaaacaaatttaaattgtgtaaaaaaaattaaaaaggtaaattaaattaaatttagattggaaaattattaaaataatttaaaaattaagaaaaaagataaatgtaaattaatttttatagaaaatctaaaagataaattaaacgAATTtcgtgtaaaaaaattaaaagataaatgaaatgaatttaaattaaaaaactattaaaataatttgaaaataaaaaagctattttttatgaatttaaatcgaaaaaactattaaaatcatttaaaaattaagaaattttttttttcttattcctCTCTAAAGAGCCtactttgtatatatatatatatatatatatttcacaaaaaagaaataaagcattttaaaattatgtcaATCAAACAAGATaagaaaagataaattaaataaattttgaaaaattattaaaataatttaaaaattaaaattaaaattaaatgcaaattaatttttataaaaaatctaaaaaataaattaaataaatttgaattatataaaaaaatttaaaagataaattaaatgaatttagattaaaaaactattaaaattatttgaaaatcaagaaaaaagaaaaaaaatacttttttcaggaatttaaatcgaaaaaaattattaaaataatttaaaaattaagatttttattttttttcattcattcatctccaaaaatctaattatatatatatatatatatattgagctgtcaccataagatAGGACCACATAGTAAgaatctaataattttatacgtGGTCTTTATATGTGGTCTCATCCCTAGAAAAAAAAGTCTAGGCATTTCAGGTCTGCCTTAGGGCAGGTTGGACCAAGGACGAATAAATTTGCCCTCTCAACTTTAGAACAAGACTTCAAAAGGAAATTACCGTTAAATAACTAAAATCCAGTAGATTCCCTTCACGTCTACGATCACGAGATTTTCGATCAATTAGCCGGTAAAAATCATTTACCAACAAGTCGGCCACAATATCGCcagattatcagaaaatattatatttatctccatcttcttataatataaaaggacAACGATCACAGAGGCAAATATACGCTATTCTCTAACATAAATACTCTCAAATTCTCTATATTCGCTTCATTCTCCAGATTAttaacttgagcgtcggagtggctgccatGGGCACTCACCACTTCATATTCTTTTTCTCGTAGGTTTAGCCAATCACCGCACAGCTCTATTTTGGCCATATCATCAATTTGGTTTtagcaacatcatttggttttgCTATCGAGAGGTCCATTAAATtatctctattcatttggattaaaatcggtCTCTTATCCTTACTCTCTTAAAAATAAGTATCTCTTTTATCTCTCGAAATGACCGACAATTCACAAGCTGCTACTAAGGTCGCTACCGACGAGGAGGCTATCATTTCTTCTACTCTTGGTAGTGGATAAAACACACCTCCTATGATAAATAAAGTAGACCTTAACACTATGAGCATTAAGGAAATACTCCAGTACGTTCGAAGGTTGCAGGTTATTTTCGAGCAGTTCAAAACTTAGGAAAATGCATCACTCATGGCTCCAAGGGAAGAGAGGAAGTCCCTGTAGATACCTCAAGGACTCGGATAAGGGCAAACCAGACGCAGTCCAAAGGGAAGGACAAGTATGGGAAAGAGGAACCATTAGATGGTAGTCCGAAGGACGCTAGCCAGAAGAGGGTACGGGTTATTTAAAGGTGTCGAGAAGGATGGAAAAAGGACAAAAAGATGGGTCAAAAGCAAGGCCAAAATTCGGAGAAGCCAGAGTATGAGGGAGACCATAGAAGGTATCTAGTCTTCCGAGGAAGGAATGACCAAGATAAGTATAAGAAATATACCCCATTGAACGACTCACAAATGCACATTCTAATGTGGATTAGGAATATGATAAGAAGATTAGGTGGCCTCTCAAACTCAACCCTAAGAAAGCCAGAAAATGAGATAGGACCAGATATTGCTATTTTCATGAAGACTAGGGATATGTAACAGAGGAGTGCCGACAATTAAAAGACAAGATCGAAAGGTTAGTAGGGAATGGTGTACTTTAGAAGTTCATCAAAAAGAGTAAAAAAGATAGGAGGTTCGAGTTTGAGGTAACAATTCTGGAAACTACCCCTGATAGTGAACCTGTAAGGGGTTATTCATGTTATTATGGGAGGACCGAGTGTTAATAGGGGTGACAATAAGGAGAACATCACATATGTCCAGCTCCTGAGTCAAACTCCGAATTTTGAAATTGGTCAAGTCAGACGACCGAGTCTTTTACTTTATCCTTAGAGAAATAGTTGTGATTTATGAAAATGTTATAAAACTAGGATGCATTCTTTAAGCTTCTTTTTTGATAGGAAAATCATAATCGTTGGATGGATGAAAGCACGGAGATAAGaacaaaggccacaaggccatccgggCATAAGTCCCACATATAATTCAGGCGTTGATCCAcggaaaaaaatatttgtaaaagGCCATAAAGCCATCTGGGTATGAGCCCCGCATACAATTTTGGCGTTGGTTCGCAGAAACATTCATAAAATGCCACAAGGCCATTCGAGTATGGGTCCCGCATAACTAGGTATTTCATACCATGCCACAAAATGAGTATACGCCAGAccaaccgagtgttagtcccgtttcataaaaagattctaaggcatttgatgtcaGGCTATAAGGTGGGTATACGCCAGGCTAgaagaccgggtgttagtcttaTTTCACGAAAAGTTTCTACGACATTTGATGCTATGCCATAAGGCGGGTATATGCTAGACTAACCAACCGAGTATTAGTCCCCTTTCATGAAAaaattctaaggcatttgataccAGGCCATAAGATGAACATGAGCTAGGCTACGCAATTGAGAGCATTGATCCCATCTCACCTATAGAATCACAAGCATGTGTCACTGCTCGGAAGCTCGTCAGGgttataaaaatacatataaaaccGTCAGGGCTATAAAAGACTAGGAAGCCCATCATGGCTGTAAAAAGCCAAGAAGATCGCAAAGGCTAGAAAATGTCCGGAAGCTCATCAAGGCTGGTTGGGATAAGAAAATGCTCGGAAGCTTGTCAAGGCCGTAAAAGGCCAGGAAGATCATCAGGGTTGTAAAAAGTCAAGGAGCACGTCAAAACTGAGAAAATGCTCGGAAACTCGTCAAGACTGAAAAAATACACCTAAACTTGTCAGGACTATAAAAGACCAAGAAACTCATTAGGGCTGAAAAAATGCTCATAAGCTCGCCAAAACTGAAAAAATGCAAGGAAGCCCGTCAGGGCTGAGAAAATACTCGGAAACTCGTTAGGGCTATAAAAATACAAGTAAGACCATCAGGGCTGTAAAAGGCTGAGAAGCCCATCGTGAATATAAAAAGTCAGGGAGATCACAAAGGCTACATAATGCTTGAAAGATCTTCAAAGCTGGTCGAGGCAAGAAAATGCTCAAAAGTACACCAGGGTTGAAAAATGCTCGAAATCTCGATAAGGCTGGAAAAGGCCAAGAGGCTCGTAAGAGTTCAAAAATGCTCGGATGATCCCCAAGGCTAGAGAAAGCCCGAAAACTCATCAAAGCATCACTATATCACTTGGATTAGTTTTTGTTAGAAAAGATCTTGAACTTGACTGGCTGGCAGGACAAGTAAGGACATCGTACACATAACCAGGATAAACAAGCCACATGCCTTAGATCATGAAGACAATTGTTACCTTTGAATTTAAAGAATTGAATACCAACGATGGGATCTCTGATGCTATATAAAACTCGCCCAAAGTAGGCAGTGAGCTGTCACTATAAGACATGGTCACGTAGTAAGAATATGATAATCCTATATGCGGTCCCACCCGTAATAAAGAAAACCCGAGTGCTTCAAGTCTGCCTCAGAGCTGGTTGAACCTAGGATGGAtagactcgccctctcaactTTAGAGTAAGGCTCCATAAAAAACTCACCGTTAAACAGTTATAATCCAGCAGATCCCCTTAATGCTTACGATCACAGAATTCCCGACCAATTAGTCGGTAAAGATTTCCTACTAACGAACCGGCCACATCATCGccgaataataaaaaaatgctatatttatctcaattttcttataatataaaatgagAACGATTATAGAGATAAAAATATGTTATTCTCTAATATAAATAGTTTCAAATTCTCTATATTCGCTTcattctctatattattgatttGGGCGTCGAAATAGCTGCCGTGGATACCCACCATCTTACATTCTATTTCTAGCAGGTTTAACCAATTAAATACAATAACATTTCGGCAACGCCATCAATTTAGTTTCAACGACGtcaattattatcatttaactttcacaatttataaaatttagaaaaaattaacaaaagatgtaaattaatttttttaataaaatttaaataatacaattaatttatattttattattataaattttataaatttagatattaaatatattaattttttaatttaaatatttgatagGTTAATCAGCTTAAAATACAGATTCGGTAAAAAAAATccaattgaaatatttaaatggATTTCTACAAGAGAGAACCTTCTAGTATGGACagaaaattggaaaaaaaaaaaacaaaaaagcagGAAACTTTttaagataatttttaaaaaatgcccACGGGAAAGAAGATAAGTAATCGCAGCTGACGACAATAAAATTTGATGAAGCGATGGAATACACGgctctttaattttttagtacAAAATTACACGTGTGGAAAATGAAAAATGGGAAATGAGAAAGCCCAAGCAACCTTTCCACCTTCAAGACTTTGACAATACGCACCAACCTCTTATTCTCATAATTAATATTTGGATcggttctataatttttatttatatatttattttaaaattattattaacatataaataaattattataatttaatttaattttagttttaaattatttttttaaaatattttttaatatttaataaaatttaatatatttaaaataaatataattgaaaaattaataataaaattatatatttttaaaatgtgtaaaaataaaatgaataaaaattattaaatagatgaaatatataataaaataaatatacaataataataataataataataagataatATGTATTAGAGAGCAATTTGATTAGTTATTCCTAATTAACAATACATCAATTtaacaatattaaattttattttttaatttaaaattaaataaattaaaaaaagcaaaatttaaattaaaaatttcatagtttatattttaaaattttaataaataataactttatttaactttttaacgAGAACTCTGTTAAATTCAAAGGATACTCAATGAGGAAggagaaattaattatattgcCTATGAATTATGATCTTAATTATTATTCAATATTGAaaagaacaaaaaggaaaatttttaaGACATGAGAGAATTCCCAGAGATAATTAAGAAACAGATCCTACATGTTCATATGtataaacaaattaattataCATTAAACGGCCATCTTTCCTCCTTTCAAATCGAGCAACTTTGACCAAAACCCTTTCTTCTTATTGATCTTCTCCGATGACCCATGCTTCACCTCTCCGGCAACGCTGTTTCTTGATACAAAAGCAACCGATCTGCTTTTCTTCAACCCGTTTCCTGCACTCACCCTGAAAGTTATCAAACCCTTTTCAGACATGTTTCGTAGAGGACgatgacgatgatgatgatgatgagctgAGGATATGCTGTTCGAAGATGAATAAGGTCCGGCGGCCATGTCTGCTACTGATTCTTTTTCCCTGGAAACAACCATATGAAGTTGAGATAATCTTTCTCTTAGACATGATGGACAAACACCTTGTTTTTTATTGTGAGATGGAtgatctttgcatgatttctctGCCTCTGAGAAACccatttcttttctttaaagatCTCACCAACCccaaatctttttttttctttttcaatcgaTACAGTTGATCTTTTTGTCTGTGattctcttctctttctctctggTTGCGTCTCTTTGTACATGAGCGTCTAGATATGCAAGGAGGAATTTTATAGTCAAGTAGGACTACTAGAACTTCTTTGTTGATATAATATAATCTTAGattaatgattttaaaaaatatattaaaatatttattaatatttattatttaatatttttattaattttaataattaaatattttattaattttttttataatgttaaaaaatttattagttaattttttaaatttataaaatatttattaattaatttttctttattagagttattttaatttttttaatatttaactattaaaatttattgagagattaattagtaaattttttaaaatattaaaaataatttaatatattttttaaaaataaagtatcaattaataaattttttataatataaaaattaaataataaattttttaataaaaaaacttgtTGTGAAAAAGCTAAATTCACCTTTCAACTATACATgagttaaaaagataaaattttattttttggtaaaaaatacatcaaaactcttattaaaaaaaattaaatacacttaaataaaattaaataaattaaatataatattatctgATTTgtgaataatattattatttgactttttaataatagttaaaaaaaattttaataaaaaattaaatttaatatttttatctctaTTGTATAATTCAGAAGTAAAATTAACAATTTGCTAAaaacaattataaaaataaatttaattattaaattttttaaaattatgttgaAATAATTAGAtaactttaattaaatattaattttattagacaatatttatttcatatatttagattatttttaaaaaaattatattttagtatattattttaattaaatttatttaatataaattcaattcTGCACTCATATATTTAACtcgataataaataaatttaaataaatttaaaaagttttaagaTTTTACTCTTTCAATATCTGCtcactattttaaaataaaatatatatatatatataaattaattcctttcttataaaaatttataataaaccttaatttgttttttattttattttttctattttaatagaGATTAGACGCTTTCTTGCTCGAAAGAAGTTTCCTTTGTGTGGTTTGGTCAGTCAAGAATGAGCGATTGCTACAATCACAGCCCATTTAATGGAGTAGAGGTGTAACCctcaattttttactttttttttttttggtaaattcaattcaaattatttaataaatttgtttGACAAAACCATAATTATAACCAAATTAATTTATGCTAATattcattaatataaatattatttagttcattacaattatattatattttggaCGTTTAAGggcattaataaaaattaattaatcaaaaatatttttcttaataaatgacaaagacaaattattttatcaaaaaataatatttttaatataattttttttttcaaaataatcaaAGTCATAGTCACCCctaataaaagattagttgctcatgaataaaaaaatgataaatattttttttaaagtaaaaatatatataactacaattttttaattttctatatattataaaattaaaatattgaattattaattttaaattttaaaataattttattattatatttattatatattctcaaatagtaaataatacaatataataattatacgaAATGAGTAATGGACTGgcactataaaataaaataacgtaTCGTGAGCTTTAGAAGAATTCTTAttcaaaagaaaattgaaatataataaCATTTCGATATTTCGTCAAAACTTGAGTTTACTAAGTAAAACAaagttaatattatatataatctaATAGATTCGCATTATACTTATAATTGTGAGATCTCTTATCTACTAGTTAATATTAatcgaatttttaaaaaatttgataattaattcTAACAAATTACTAATTTGAATGTGTCTGTTCAAAAACGCTAACTAATttactctttttcttttaaatattatcaatcCCAGAATAATAAATAACTCTCAATTGCTTATTATTCAAAGCCCATACtgaattttaaattagtaaTAACTTTGTTTGCCATTCATTTtggtaaaatttcaattttgacggtagattattttattaaaattttaaaattttatgtgaattaaaaaattttattttaattgaaagcataattataatgattttatataaaattatgtagTATAATATACAAAAAAGACTCAACTATTACAAAATGGAccaactaaataattaattaattttttataataataaataaatttattgttattttttggattttcacttttaaaaatttaataaaatcaccCTTAACATTAtccattattatttttcaattaaaattcgtAATATTGTAAATAATTTAGAATATTTATGATATTTCCTTCGTCTACAAATTAACTCGCTTCTCATTTACAAAGTTTGATTTTACAaagtctttataattttaatgatcatattatttaattatttttaaaataaataaataaatattttatttaataaaatagaaaaaagtttGATTTTACAAAGTTTGACCGTTTTAATTAAGTTActgaaaaaaagtaaataaatattttactaatgATGAAAACTTGATAATAATTTAGCTTTAcattattgattaaaaatatgaattcaTATATCAGACGAAAAGGGTGCTAAGGTAGGAAATACCTaaactctccttctcttcaGACTCTCTTTCTGATCTTTAGGACCCCGTTCCTATAAGTTATATTGGACGCCTAGGGGCTGTTATTACACTTTTAGGCCTTTATGGCTTCTTTAGTAATTTAACAATATCTTAAAAGCCATATCTAAAAGCGACATTGTATTGTGTATGAAGAGACAGTTGGGTTATTTTGAAAGTGAACCGTCAGCAGCTAAATGGACGGCGAAGATTGAGGCTAAAAGACAAAAAATGGGGGACCCACAAGGGTCAGATTGGATATCAGAAAGCGTCACGTCACGGCGGTGCACGTGGACAGATATACGTATATAGAAGTAATCTCGAGCCACTCTCTTTGAAGGATGAGTCAGCCCCATAATTGACGATGACtcgcatatacatatatatatatacgctTACCCAGTcttaatctaaaaaaataaatgattttttttttataaaaaataaatatatttactcATGTCTTAGTCCATAATTACTAaatgtttatataaaaattatatatatatatatataataataataatgataataaatttaaaacatgataaattattaataaaaatatttaataaataatatattattatttaaaaaattaatatttaatttactgtaaaataattaaatttattagttgatcaatttattttaaaaaatttattaaaatctcatagaaaaatttaaaaatttactaattaatttctgttttaactaatattatttaaaaaattaacatgtatttaatataaaaaaattaattaataaaatttttaaactttttttaaccttttaatgtattttttaaatcttataAATTAACTACTACATTTATGAtactataagaattaaataataaaaatattaactatttaactgttaaaattaataaaattttgacaAAATAATCTAAGCTATCAGTGagctttttatatataatttgataaagttttaattaaatttaactcatttaaaaataaatttaatttaaatttaatttttaaatttatgtaataaatgaactgaatttaaatttaatagtatttaatttgttaaaatttatgaGTTCGactgatttttaaatttatgatttataaattaatttattaaattaaatttattttaaaaaataactccgTGTTTACGAATTAAACTTATTGATAAAACTCTTCAATTAtaggattttttaaaaaaaatataaaagtaagtTTTGTGTTTAGTaaatataaaagtgaaaattacaaaaaaaaaaaataatactctATTGTTTTTAAACGATTTGGATATAACTTTTAAAAAGTAACAagtaaaaataagttaaaaggataaaaaagaaataaatacgTTAAATACAAAAGATGTATTATcaattactatttaaaaaataatttgatagaAATATATAGttcaaatattattatatttgtcTTCATATCAACCctattatttgaattaataaatttgcaaaaatttaatttaattggttttttgaatttttatatttaaaataaaataattattttttattttaaaattttcatttgaaaaaaaaacta
Coding sequences within it:
- the LOC110629259 gene encoding uncharacterized protein LOC110629259, with translation MGFSEAEKSCKDHPSHNKKQGVCPSCLRERLSQLHMVVSREKESVADMAAGPYSSSNSISSAHHHHHRHRPLRNMSEKGLITFRVSAGNGLKKSRSVAFVSRNSVAGEVKHGSSEKINKKKGFWSKLLDLKGGKMAV